The Lycium barbarum isolate Lr01 chromosome 10, ASM1917538v2, whole genome shotgun sequence genome includes a region encoding these proteins:
- the LOC132613973 gene encoding AP-1 complex subunit mu-2-like isoform X2, giving the protein MAGAASALFLLDIKGRVLVWRDFRGDVSSTQAEKFFTKLLENEVFKHYFEELEEESLRDNFVVVYELLDEMMDFGYPQYTEAKILSEFIKTDAYRMEVTQRPPMAVTNAVSWRSEGIQYKKNEVFLDVVESVNIVVNSNGQIVRSDVVGALKMRTYLSGMPECKLGLNDRVLLETQGRNAKGKAIDLDDIKFHQCVRLARFENDRTISFIPPDGAFEVMTYRLSTQVKPLLWVEAQVERHSKSRVEILVKARSQFKERSTATNVEIELPVPMDATYPDVRTSMGSSTYAPEKDALIWKIKSFPGGKEYMLRAEFRLPSITAEEAVPERKAPIRVKFEIPYFTVSGIQVRYLKIIEKSGYQALPWVRYITMAGEYELRLT; this is encoded by the exons ATGGCAGGAGCGGCATCGGCGCTGTTCCTACTTGACATCAAAGGCAGAGTACTCGTTTGGCGCGATTTCCGAGGCGATGTCTCTTCCACCCAGGCTGAAAAATTCTTCACTAAGCTCCTTGAAAATGAg GTCTTTAAGCATTACTTTGAAGAGCTAGAAGAAGAATCCCTACGAGATAATTTTGTTGTAGTG TATGAGTTACTTGATGAAATGATGGACTTTGGTTATCCTCAATATACTGAAGCAAAAATTCTCAGTGAGTTTATAAAAACTGATGCATATAGAATGGAGGTTACACAAAGGCCTCCAATGGCAGTTACAAATGCTGTGTCCTGGCGCAGTGAAGGGATCCAATACAAGAAGAATGAA GTATTTTTGGATGTTGTGGAGAGCGTGAATATAGTTGTTAATAGTAATGGGCAAATAGTGAGATCGGATGTTGTTGGTGCATTGAAGATGAGGACATACTTGAG TGGTATGCCGGAGTGTAAGCTTGGTCTTAATGATAGAGTATTGCTGGAAACACAAGGACGTAATGCTAAGGGGAAAGCTATTGATCTAGATGATATCAAGTTTCATCA GTGTGTGCGTTTGGCCCGGTTTGAGAATGATCGTACTATATCATTTATACCTCCTGATGGGGCTTTCGAAGTTATGACCTACAGACTCAGTACACAG GTAAAGCCTCTTCTGTGGGTAGAAGCCCAAGTAGAAAGACATTCTAAGAGCCGTGTGGAAATTCTGGTCAAAGCACGAAGCCAGTTCAAGGAGAGAAG CACTGCAACTAATGTTGAAATTGAGTTGCCCGTTCCAATGGATGCAACTTATCCAGACGTCCGTACATCAATGGGATCATCTACTTATGCACCTGAAAAGGATGCGTTGATTTGGAAGATAAAGTCTTTTCCAGGTGGTAAG gAGTATATGTTGAGAGCAGAGTTTAGACTTCCCAGCATTACAGCAGAAGAAGCAGTGCCTGAAAGAAAAGCTCCTATACGTGTGAAATTTGAGATACCATATTTTACAGTTTCTGGCATACAG GTTCGCTACTTGAAGATAATCGAAAAAAGTGGTTATCAGGCTCTTCCTTGGGTGAGATATATTACAATGGCTGGTGAATATGAATTGAGACTTACGTAA
- the LOC132613973 gene encoding AP-1 complex subunit mu-2-like isoform X1: MAGAASALFLLDIKGRVLVWRDFRGDVSSTQAEKFFTKLLENEGDPQDPVAYDNGVTYMFIQHNNVYLMTASRQNCNAASILLFLHRVVDVFKHYFEELEEESLRDNFVVVYELLDEMMDFGYPQYTEAKILSEFIKTDAYRMEVTQRPPMAVTNAVSWRSEGIQYKKNEVFLDVVESVNIVVNSNGQIVRSDVVGALKMRTYLSGMPECKLGLNDRVLLETQGRNAKGKAIDLDDIKFHQCVRLARFENDRTISFIPPDGAFEVMTYRLSTQVKPLLWVEAQVERHSKSRVEILVKARSQFKERSTATNVEIELPVPMDATYPDVRTSMGSSTYAPEKDALIWKIKSFPGGKEYMLRAEFRLPSITAEEAVPERKAPIRVKFEIPYFTVSGIQVRYLKIIEKSGYQALPWVRYITMAGEYELRLT, translated from the exons ATGGCAGGAGCGGCATCGGCGCTGTTCCTACTTGACATCAAAGGCAGAGTACTCGTTTGGCGCGATTTCCGAGGCGATGTCTCTTCCACCCAGGCTGAAAAATTCTTCACTAAGCTCCTTGAAAATGAg GGTGACCCTCAAGATCCTGTTGCATATGATAATGGCGTGACATATATGTTTATTCAGCACAATAATGTGTACCTTATGACTGCATCAAGGCAGAATTGTAATGCTGCTAGTATTCTTCTGTTTCTACACCGTGTTGTTGAT GTCTTTAAGCATTACTTTGAAGAGCTAGAAGAAGAATCCCTACGAGATAATTTTGTTGTAGTG TATGAGTTACTTGATGAAATGATGGACTTTGGTTATCCTCAATATACTGAAGCAAAAATTCTCAGTGAGTTTATAAAAACTGATGCATATAGAATGGAGGTTACACAAAGGCCTCCAATGGCAGTTACAAATGCTGTGTCCTGGCGCAGTGAAGGGATCCAATACAAGAAGAATGAA GTATTTTTGGATGTTGTGGAGAGCGTGAATATAGTTGTTAATAGTAATGGGCAAATAGTGAGATCGGATGTTGTTGGTGCATTGAAGATGAGGACATACTTGAG TGGTATGCCGGAGTGTAAGCTTGGTCTTAATGATAGAGTATTGCTGGAAACACAAGGACGTAATGCTAAGGGGAAAGCTATTGATCTAGATGATATCAAGTTTCATCA GTGTGTGCGTTTGGCCCGGTTTGAGAATGATCGTACTATATCATTTATACCTCCTGATGGGGCTTTCGAAGTTATGACCTACAGACTCAGTACACAG GTAAAGCCTCTTCTGTGGGTAGAAGCCCAAGTAGAAAGACATTCTAAGAGCCGTGTGGAAATTCTGGTCAAAGCACGAAGCCAGTTCAAGGAGAGAAG CACTGCAACTAATGTTGAAATTGAGTTGCCCGTTCCAATGGATGCAACTTATCCAGACGTCCGTACATCAATGGGATCATCTACTTATGCACCTGAAAAGGATGCGTTGATTTGGAAGATAAAGTCTTTTCCAGGTGGTAAG gAGTATATGTTGAGAGCAGAGTTTAGACTTCCCAGCATTACAGCAGAAGAAGCAGTGCCTGAAAGAAAAGCTCCTATACGTGTGAAATTTGAGATACCATATTTTACAGTTTCTGGCATACAG GTTCGCTACTTGAAGATAATCGAAAAAAGTGGTTATCAGGCTCTTCCTTGGGTGAGATATATTACAATGGCTGGTGAATATGAATTGAGACTTACGTAA